From the Pseudarthrobacter sp. MM222 genome, one window contains:
- the zapE gene encoding cell division protein ZapE, translated as MVQIEQLAARTPAVSVDELLNGFYPSPRFGEVSFSSYRPDPSQPSQSAAVRALEGFAAGVGARDGDGLFKRLFGKKDTSRAGIYLDGGFGVGKTHLLASLWHAAPGPKAFGTFVEYTNLVGALSFRKTVEALSHYRLVCIDEFELDDPGDTVLMSRLMRELADAGVKLAATSNTLPGSLGDGRFAAVDFAREIQVLADQFDVVRIDGEDFRHRGLPAAPLPLRNDDLTHHMHAEFDGKTVARDEFSTLINHLAGVHPSRYRQLLDGIEGVVWKNVHTITEQAVALRFVVLADRLYDKDVPILASGVPFDQLFTEEMMTGGYTKKYYRAVSRLTALAREGQNHEPS; from the coding sequence TTGGTACAGATCGAACAGCTCGCCGCCCGCACCCCGGCAGTTTCAGTGGATGAACTCCTCAACGGTTTTTATCCCTCGCCGCGCTTCGGTGAGGTGTCGTTTTCCAGCTACCGGCCGGATCCGTCCCAGCCCAGCCAGTCCGCCGCGGTCCGGGCCCTCGAAGGATTCGCGGCCGGAGTAGGCGCGCGAGACGGCGACGGACTCTTCAAGCGATTGTTCGGCAAGAAGGACACCTCACGCGCCGGGATCTATCTCGACGGCGGCTTCGGCGTGGGCAAGACCCACTTGCTGGCCTCGCTCTGGCACGCCGCCCCCGGGCCGAAGGCCTTCGGCACCTTTGTCGAATACACAAACCTGGTGGGCGCGCTGTCCTTCCGCAAAACCGTGGAGGCGCTGAGCCACTACAGGCTCGTCTGCATCGATGAATTTGAGCTCGACGATCCGGGCGACACCGTGCTGATGTCCCGGCTGATGCGTGAACTGGCCGACGCCGGCGTCAAGCTCGCGGCGACCTCCAACACCCTGCCCGGCTCCCTCGGCGACGGCCGCTTTGCCGCCGTCGACTTCGCCCGCGAGATCCAGGTCCTGGCGGACCAGTTCGACGTCGTGAGGATCGACGGCGAGGACTTCCGGCACCGCGGCCTCCCGGCCGCGCCGTTGCCCTTGCGCAACGACGACCTCACGCATCACATGCATGCCGAATTCGACGGCAAAACGGTGGCGCGCGACGAGTTCAGCACCCTGATCAACCACCTGGCTGGCGTCCACCCGAGCCGCTACCGCCAGTTGCTGGACGGCATCGAAGGCGTAGTGTGGAAGAACGTGCACACCATCACGGAACAGGCCGTCGCGCTGCGCTTTGTGGTGCTTGCGGACCGGCTCTATGACAAGGACGTCCCAATCCTGGCGAGCGGTGTTCCCTTCGACCAGTTGTTCACCGAGGAAATGATGACCGGGGGATACACGAAGAAGTATTACCGGGCTGTGTCCCGGCTTACCGCCCTGGCACGCGAGGGCCAGAACCACGAGCCCTCCTAG
- the pnuC gene encoding nicotinamide riboside transporter PnuC has translation MDLLRWLFEAQIPVGGSVLILREVLGNIFGLASAFGGMRRRVWAWPVGIAGNLLLLTVFLGNVFGSATPATLWGQAGRQVMFIGVALYGWHRWQQGRQSDDGGAAVAPRWASNKTRIILALSLVAGTAALTPLFDSLGSYPPVWADAWTFMGSLLATYGMARGWTEFWLIWVAVDIVGVPLLFSAGYYASAVMYLFYGFFTLTGFFVWWRASKLAGKPVTVETAFPDPLVAK, from the coding sequence ATGGACCTCTTGCGATGGCTCTTCGAAGCGCAGATCCCGGTAGGCGGATCTGTCCTGATTCTTCGTGAAGTGCTAGGCAACATCTTTGGCCTCGCCAGCGCCTTCGGCGGCATGCGCCGCCGGGTCTGGGCGTGGCCAGTCGGCATCGCCGGCAATTTACTGCTCCTGACGGTGTTCCTGGGCAACGTCTTCGGCTCCGCCACCCCCGCCACGCTGTGGGGTCAGGCCGGACGCCAGGTCATGTTCATCGGCGTCGCACTCTACGGCTGGCACCGCTGGCAGCAGGGCAGGCAGTCCGACGACGGCGGGGCCGCTGTCGCGCCGCGCTGGGCCAGCAACAAGACCCGGATCATCCTGGCTCTCAGCCTCGTGGCCGGGACCGCCGCGCTGACCCCCCTCTTCGACTCGCTGGGCTCATACCCGCCGGTCTGGGCAGACGCGTGGACGTTCATGGGCTCGCTGCTGGCGACCTATGGCATGGCCCGGGGGTGGACCGAGTTCTGGCTCATCTGGGTAGCGGTGGACATCGTCGGTGTGCCGCTGCTGTTCAGCGCGGGCTATTACGCCAGCGCCGTGATGTACCTGTTCTACGGCTTCTTCACGCTCACCGGATTCTTCGTCTGGTGGCGGGCCTCGAAGTTGGCGGGCAAGCCTGTCACGGTCGAAACCGCCTTCCCCGACCCGCTGGTGGCCAAGTGA
- the rpe gene encoding ribulose-phosphate 3-epimerase: protein MAQCCINPSILSADFVNLEAELQRISNADAVHVDVMDNHFVPNLTIGLPVVKRIQEVSPVPLDAHLMIADADRWAPGFADAGLASVTFHAEASIAPVKLARELRARGSKAGMALRPGTAVEPYLDMLTELDLLLIMTVEPGFGGQSFLDLTLPKIRRARAAIDGSGARVALQVDGGITEETIVRAAEAGANVFVAGSAVYGAADPAEAIDRLRLAGKR, encoded by the coding sequence ATGGCCCAGTGCTGCATCAACCCCAGCATCCTTTCCGCCGACTTCGTCAACCTCGAGGCGGAACTGCAGCGCATCAGTAACGCCGATGCCGTGCACGTGGATGTCATGGACAACCATTTCGTGCCGAACCTGACGATCGGACTGCCCGTTGTGAAGCGGATCCAGGAGGTCAGTCCGGTGCCGCTGGATGCCCACCTGATGATCGCCGACGCCGACCGCTGGGCACCCGGCTTCGCCGACGCCGGCCTGGCCTCGGTGACCTTCCACGCGGAGGCTTCGATCGCGCCGGTCAAACTTGCCCGGGAACTGCGGGCCCGCGGGTCGAAGGCCGGCATGGCGCTCCGGCCTGGAACGGCCGTGGAGCCTTATCTGGACATGCTCACTGAACTGGACCTCCTGCTGATCATGACGGTGGAGCCCGGCTTCGGCGGTCAGTCCTTCCTCGACCTGACCCTGCCGAAAATCCGGCGGGCCCGCGCCGCGATCGACGGTTCGGGCGCGCGCGTGGCGCTGCAGGTCGACGGCGGCATCACCGAGGAGACGATCGTGCGCGCCGCGGAGGCAGGGGCAAACGTCTTCGTGGCAGGGTCCGCGGTTTACGGTGCGGCCGATCCGGCGGAAGCCATCGACCGGCTCCGCCTGGCGGGCAAGCGCTGA
- a CDS encoding antitoxin, which produces MGLLDDLKGKAQQVIGGNHEAIKNGIEKAGDFVDSKTGGKHADKIDSVQRGASDFVDKQNGTPGTTPAAGQPPVAGQPPVNVEPPVTGEPRQQGL; this is translated from the coding sequence GTGGGTTTACTTGACGATCTAAAGGGCAAGGCTCAGCAAGTTATTGGTGGCAATCACGAGGCCATCAAGAACGGTATCGAAAAGGCCGGCGATTTCGTCGACTCCAAGACCGGCGGAAAGCACGCCGACAAGATCGATTCCGTTCAGCGGGGCGCTTCCGACTTCGTGGACAAGCAGAACGGCACGCCTGGCACTACGCCGGCGGCCGGGCAGCCTCCGGTGGCCGGACAGCCTCCCGTCAACGTTGAGCCCCCTGTTACCGGCGAACCCCGGCAGCAGGGTCTCTAA
- the def gene encoding peptide deformylase codes for MAILNIRIIGDPVLRTVADPVTEFGPELAKLVADMTETMEDVEGAGLAAPQVGVSQRVFTYRIGGVEGHIINPVLENSEDFQPDEVEGCLSIPGLGFPVRRRRHTRVTGVDQHGNPVEIEGEGMLARCFQHETDHLDGILFTDRLDGEDRKAALRAIRNANYDSITEQTTAKRAKTVGSSFGGGSFGNSQ; via the coding sequence ATGGCCATTTTGAATATCCGCATCATCGGTGATCCTGTGCTCCGCACAGTGGCAGATCCCGTGACGGAATTCGGGCCTGAACTGGCGAAGCTCGTGGCGGATATGACCGAGACCATGGAGGATGTCGAGGGCGCAGGCCTGGCCGCTCCCCAGGTCGGCGTGAGCCAGCGTGTTTTCACCTACCGCATCGGCGGCGTCGAGGGTCACATCATCAACCCGGTGCTGGAAAACAGCGAGGACTTCCAACCGGACGAGGTCGAGGGCTGCCTCTCCATCCCGGGACTGGGCTTCCCGGTCCGCCGCCGGCGGCACACCCGTGTCACCGGGGTTGACCAGCACGGCAATCCTGTCGAGATCGAGGGTGAGGGAATGCTGGCCCGCTGCTTCCAGCACGAGACGGACCACCTCGACGGCATCCTGTTCACCGACCGCCTCGACGGCGAGGACCGCAAGGCCGCGCTGCGCGCCATCCGCAACGCCAACTACGACTCGATCACGGAGCAAACGACGGCGAAGCGCGCCAAGACTGTCGGGTCGAGCTTCGGTGGCGGCTCCTTCGGAAACTCCCAGTGA
- a CDS encoding cytochrome — MTAPLLAHATDYGRMYARSTSEQFSVPSITTVIGQQPHGLDGWFGYMGANSLAQDPTLPGILGSPAKVRQAVSRAAKAAESYRDDAAKRGDRVHNYCEQVALRALGRPHQMVETREALAANGEEAFAARFDEWWELFQVEPIAPEITVWNKTVGYAGTLDLVAKINGRICLIDYKTKGTSRDGTVKPLDDKVVMQLVAGMKAEESLVDPVAGEWESWKHGDSPILLAVAVGQTEVRPQRANPDVLKHHWWKFCALRRVWEMSADTATAGTALLPLAPPPQR; from the coding sequence ATGACCGCTCCACTTCTTGCCCATGCCACGGACTACGGCCGGATGTATGCACGATCCACGTCCGAGCAGTTCTCCGTGCCGTCCATTACGACCGTGATTGGTCAGCAGCCCCACGGTCTCGACGGCTGGTTCGGGTACATGGGAGCCAACAGCCTCGCCCAGGACCCCACGCTGCCCGGCATTTTGGGCAGCCCCGCGAAGGTGCGTCAAGCGGTAAGCCGCGCCGCCAAGGCGGCAGAGTCGTACCGGGACGACGCCGCCAAACGCGGGGACCGCGTCCACAATTACTGCGAGCAGGTCGCCCTCCGCGCCCTAGGCCGGCCGCATCAGATGGTGGAGACCCGTGAGGCGCTGGCCGCCAACGGCGAGGAAGCCTTTGCTGCGCGCTTCGACGAGTGGTGGGAACTCTTCCAGGTGGAGCCGATCGCGCCGGAAATCACGGTCTGGAACAAAACCGTCGGCTATGCGGGCACCCTGGACCTCGTCGCCAAGATCAACGGCCGCATCTGCCTTATCGACTACAAAACCAAGGGCACCAGCCGTGATGGCACGGTCAAACCCCTCGACGACAAGGTTGTCATGCAACTGGTCGCTGGCATGAAGGCCGAGGAAAGCCTTGTGGATCCCGTGGCAGGGGAGTGGGAGTCCTGGAAACACGGCGACTCCCCGATCCTGTTGGCAGTTGCTGTCGGCCAGACCGAAGTGCGCCCGCAGCGCGCCAACCCGGACGTCTTGAAACACCACTGGTGGAAGTTTTGCGCCCTTCGGCGGGTCTGGGAAATGTCCGCAGACACCGCTACGGCCGGGACTGCACTGCTCCCGCTCGCTCCGCCCCCACAACGCTGA
- a CDS encoding SufE family protein, producing the protein MNTSALPAALAEIVDDFQALTEPDRLQLLLEFSRGLPELPDRLKDHPEMMEQVVECQSPLFLTIETEQHDGGTAESVRLFFKAPPEAPTTRGFAGVLHEGLDGLSPAEILAVPDDMPELLGLTRAITPLRMRGMTAMLGRIKRKVSALPQSS; encoded by the coding sequence ATGAATACTTCAGCCCTCCCCGCCGCGCTGGCGGAAATTGTTGACGACTTCCAGGCCCTGACCGAACCTGATCGGCTGCAGCTGCTGCTTGAGTTCTCGCGCGGCCTGCCGGAGCTGCCGGACCGACTCAAGGACCACCCGGAGATGATGGAGCAGGTGGTTGAGTGCCAGTCGCCGCTGTTCCTGACCATTGAGACGGAGCAGCACGACGGCGGCACTGCGGAAAGCGTGCGTCTCTTCTTCAAGGCACCGCCCGAGGCGCCCACCACCCGGGGCTTCGCCGGTGTCCTGCATGAAGGACTCGACGGTCTCAGCCCTGCCGAGATCCTTGCTGTCCCGGACGACATGCCGGAGCTGTTGGGCCTCACCCGTGCCATCACCCCGCTGCGCATGCGCGGCATGACGGCGATGCTGGGCCGGATCAAGCGCAAGGTCTCCGCGCTGCCGCAGTCCTCCTGA
- a CDS encoding HNH endonuclease signature motif containing protein produces the protein MEAIRDFLLFQDTDRVTDPAGYPGVTDALAVLQRVSSTAVADAASWGFRAASDFAGQVEELSRTMEYLQLVAAAAVDRTRKQATANAGRAARAAIPGWTTGWRDPNPSAGGSGGSPGAVAAAAGAVAAAAGTLDKYGATDGPADRASDGVTGGATDGPAGDSDAVDDGYRNTTEFLRARLRISAPEARRRLALAEDLLPRTRFGGRELLPPVRAELGAAVASAEVASRAASIITVALDRVRHACDVETSARMEHALTRTAAENDPDFLVRVARSWTDAIDQDGAEPSEELLRQLQGAFIRKPRHGLHHLEIFATAEQFEHLLAVMNTATNPRTPTPDTANGPTVGHATPGQAATDGTAAADGFVPTQDGHAGASIRAGGVPGAGPVFAAEAAPPGVSSAVEAAGAADEAAAPGTAFAGAPDADPPAVLDLRTRPQKLLDGLVGAAKVALAAGTLPATGGLRPQVMVTIDYRDLLTRLRLEDNTPDEPGSPAGTDAAGSSPGSGRPVFERQERTGTLLFTGPVTASTARKIACDADIIPVLLGGEGRILDIGRSSRIFPPHIRKALTARDQGCSFPGCTIPAPWCEAHHISYWSRGGSTGTDNGTLLCSHHHHLIHKEHWTIQLRTGVPWFIPPPHLDPRQRPRRNTFFHPDRHPLIA, from the coding sequence ATGGAAGCCATCAGGGATTTCCTTCTGTTCCAGGACACGGACCGGGTCACCGACCCGGCCGGGTATCCCGGTGTGACGGACGCTCTCGCGGTGCTTCAGAGGGTGAGTTCGACGGCGGTAGCTGACGCGGCGTCCTGGGGATTCCGGGCCGCGTCCGACTTTGCCGGCCAGGTGGAGGAACTCTCCCGCACGATGGAGTACCTGCAGCTCGTCGCGGCCGCGGCCGTGGACCGAACGCGGAAGCAAGCCACGGCCAACGCTGGCCGCGCCGCGCGCGCCGCAATCCCCGGCTGGACTACCGGCTGGCGGGACCCAAATCCATCCGCCGGCGGCAGCGGCGGCAGCCCGGGCGCTGTTGCAGCAGCCGCGGGCGCTGTTGCAGCAGCCGCCGGGACGCTGGACAAGTACGGGGCGACGGACGGTCCCGCGGACCGGGCGTCGGACGGGGTGACGGGCGGGGCGACGGACGGTCCCGCGGGTGACTCGGACGCCGTGGATGACGGGTACCGGAACACTACGGAGTTCCTGCGGGCCCGGTTGCGGATCAGCGCCCCGGAGGCCCGGCGCCGGCTCGCCCTCGCCGAGGACCTGCTGCCCCGGACCCGGTTCGGCGGCCGGGAACTGCTGCCGCCGGTCCGTGCGGAGCTCGGCGCCGCGGTCGCGTCCGCCGAGGTCGCGTCCCGGGCCGCGAGCATCATCACCGTCGCGCTGGACCGGGTCCGGCACGCCTGCGACGTCGAGACCTCGGCCCGGATGGAACACGCCCTGACCCGGACCGCGGCCGAAAACGACCCCGACTTCCTCGTCCGCGTCGCCCGGAGCTGGACCGACGCAATCGACCAGGACGGCGCCGAACCCTCCGAGGAACTGCTCCGCCAGCTCCAGGGCGCCTTCATCCGCAAACCCCGCCACGGCCTGCACCACCTGGAAATCTTCGCGACCGCCGAACAGTTCGAACACCTCCTCGCGGTCATGAACACCGCCACGAACCCCCGAACACCCACCCCGGACACCGCTAACGGCCCCACGGTCGGTCACGCAACACCCGGCCAGGCCGCGACCGACGGAACCGCCGCCGCGGACGGCTTCGTCCCCACACAGGACGGCCACGCCGGTGCCAGCATTCGGGCCGGGGGCGTCCCGGGCGCCGGGCCGGTCTTCGCTGCGGAAGCTGCCCCGCCGGGCGTCTCCAGCGCTGTGGAGGCGGCAGGAGCAGCCGATGAAGCGGCCGCGCCCGGCACGGCCTTTGCCGGTGCCCCGGACGCCGATCCGCCCGCGGTCCTGGATCTCCGGACGCGGCCACAAAAACTCCTCGACGGACTCGTCGGCGCCGCCAAGGTCGCCCTCGCCGCCGGCACCCTCCCGGCCACCGGCGGACTCCGCCCCCAGGTCATGGTCACCATCGACTACCGCGACCTCCTCACCCGGCTCCGGCTTGAGGACAACACCCCGGACGAACCCGGCTCCCCGGCGGGAACAGACGCGGCCGGGAGTTCCCCAGGCTCCGGGCGGCCAGTCTTCGAGCGACAGGAACGCACCGGGACGCTGCTGTTCACCGGCCCCGTCACCGCCTCGACCGCCCGGAAGATTGCCTGCGACGCCGACATCATCCCGGTCCTGCTCGGCGGCGAGGGCAGGATCCTGGACATCGGCCGGAGCTCGAGAATCTTCCCGCCCCACATCCGCAAAGCCCTCACCGCGCGCGATCAGGGCTGCAGCTTCCCCGGCTGCACCATCCCCGCGCCCTGGTGCGAGGCCCACCACATCAGCTACTGGTCCCGCGGCGGCAGCACCGGAACCGACAACGGAACGCTGCTCTGTTCCCACCACCACCATCTGATCCACAAGGAACACTGGACCATCCAGCTCCGCACCGGAGTCCCGTGGTTCATCCCGCCCCCACACTTGGACCCCCGCCAACGGCCCCGCCGCAACACCTTCTTCCACCCCGACCGCCACCCCCTAATCGCCTGA
- a CDS encoding sulfurtransferase → MPYPVEQNEKFAAYAHPERLVSTEWLATAIEEGALESGQLVVLESDEDVLVYETGHIPGAVKIDWHTELNDEVARDFVEGDAFAAMVAAKGISRDSTVVIYGDKSNWWAAYALWVFELFGHEDVRLLDGGRDKWIAEHRALTTDTTEPVPGEYPAVERNDAPIRAFKDDVLAHFGKPLIDVRSPEEYTGQRTHMPAYPEEGALRGGHIPTAASIPWARAAAGDGTYRNRPELEALYLGEAGLQEGDDVVAYCRIGERSSHTWFALKYLLGFDTVRNYDGSWTEWGNAVRVPIVKGAERGTVPSVR, encoded by the coding sequence ATGCCCTATCCCGTTGAGCAGAACGAAAAATTCGCCGCCTACGCCCACCCTGAGCGACTGGTTTCCACGGAGTGGCTCGCAACGGCGATCGAGGAGGGGGCCCTCGAGAGCGGCCAGCTCGTGGTGCTGGAGTCGGACGAGGATGTGCTCGTCTACGAGACCGGCCACATCCCCGGTGCGGTCAAGATCGATTGGCACACCGAGCTGAACGACGAGGTCGCCCGCGACTTCGTGGAAGGCGACGCCTTCGCCGCCATGGTCGCGGCCAAGGGCATTTCCCGGGACAGCACCGTGGTCATCTACGGTGACAAGTCCAACTGGTGGGCCGCCTACGCCCTGTGGGTCTTTGAGCTCTTCGGCCACGAAGACGTCCGGCTGCTCGACGGCGGCCGGGACAAGTGGATCGCCGAGCACCGCGCCCTCACCACCGACACCACCGAGCCGGTACCCGGCGAGTACCCCGCCGTGGAGCGCAACGACGCCCCGATCCGCGCCTTCAAGGACGATGTCCTCGCGCACTTCGGCAAGCCGCTGATCGACGTCCGCTCCCCCGAGGAGTACACCGGCCAGCGCACGCACATGCCTGCCTACCCGGAGGAAGGTGCCCTGCGTGGCGGCCACATCCCCACAGCGGCCTCCATCCCTTGGGCCCGCGCGGCCGCCGGCGACGGCACCTACCGCAACCGCCCCGAACTTGAGGCCCTCTACCTCGGCGAAGCGGGCCTGCAGGAAGGCGACGACGTCGTGGCCTACTGCCGCATCGGCGAGCGTTCCAGCCACACCTGGTTCGCCCTCAAGTACCTCCTCGGCTTCGACACCGTCCGCAACTACGACGGCTCCTGGACCGAGTGGGGCAACGCCGTGCGGGTCCCGATCGTCAAGGGCGCCGAACGCGGTACGGTCCCGTCCGTCCGCTGA
- a CDS encoding RsmB/NOP family class I SAM-dependent RNA methyltransferase, translated as MSESGTSGSGRGRGPQRGAGQSGGQGGRGRDGSQRNAQGRERNRGPQRGFTENAPSQRTRRADPARLVAFEVLRAVASEDAYANLVLPARIRHHGLDKRDAGFATELSYGALRGQGTYDAILARCVDRPLDQLDPAILDALRIGVHQLVAMRVPAHAALDQTVGLARAVIGAGPSALINAVLRKVSAHTLEEWLDLLLSAETDETKIASIRYAHPEWIVRALRQSLVAHGRPVSEIDQLLEADNAAPVVNLVALPGLGTLDEALEGGATPGELVQGSALSNGGDLGRLASVRDGSTRVQDVGSQLVARAMAAVELGNGSDTNAVPERRNPEHGGAERSGIESTAAGNTDTRDAAGERWLDLCAGPGGKAALLGALARQQGATLLANEPAPHRAKLVRQALAAVPHEVWHVRTGDGREVGTEMAESFDRVLVDVPCTGLGALRRRPESRWRRTPKDLTDLGPLQRELLKSALAAVRPGGVVAYVTCSPHPAETTAVVSDVLRKRDDLELLDAGAVLDSVSLTGHLEAGHERTAQLWPHVHRTDAMFLALIRKKA; from the coding sequence ATGAGCGAGTCCGGGACTAGCGGCAGCGGCCGCGGCAGGGGACCCCAGCGCGGCGCCGGGCAGAGTGGCGGCCAGGGCGGCCGCGGCCGCGACGGCAGCCAGCGCAACGCCCAAGGCCGGGAACGCAACCGCGGGCCGCAGCGCGGCTTCACCGAGAACGCGCCGTCCCAGCGCACCCGCCGCGCGGATCCGGCCCGGCTTGTGGCCTTCGAAGTGCTCCGCGCCGTTGCCTCCGAGGACGCCTATGCCAACCTCGTGCTTCCGGCCCGGATCCGGCACCATGGACTGGACAAGCGCGACGCCGGCTTCGCCACCGAACTAAGCTACGGCGCGCTTCGCGGCCAGGGCACCTATGACGCGATCCTGGCCCGCTGCGTGGACCGGCCGCTGGACCAGCTGGATCCGGCCATCCTCGATGCGCTCCGGATCGGCGTCCACCAGCTTGTCGCCATGCGTGTCCCCGCGCACGCTGCCCTGGACCAGACCGTAGGCCTCGCCCGCGCCGTGATCGGGGCCGGGCCCTCGGCCCTCATCAACGCCGTGCTGCGCAAGGTCTCTGCGCACACGCTCGAGGAGTGGCTGGACCTGCTGCTCAGCGCCGAAACAGACGAAACAAAGATCGCCTCGATCCGCTATGCCCACCCGGAATGGATCGTCCGGGCGCTCCGGCAGTCCCTCGTGGCCCACGGCCGACCGGTAAGCGAAATCGACCAGCTGCTCGAAGCGGACAATGCCGCGCCGGTGGTCAACCTCGTGGCGCTGCCCGGGCTCGGCACCCTGGATGAGGCGCTCGAAGGCGGTGCCACACCCGGGGAACTCGTCCAAGGATCGGCCCTCTCCAACGGCGGCGATCTGGGCCGTCTCGCCTCCGTCCGCGACGGCAGCACCCGGGTCCAGGATGTCGGTTCGCAGCTCGTGGCCCGCGCCATGGCCGCCGTCGAGCTTGGCAACGGCAGTGACACGAACGCTGTCCCGGAACGCAGGAACCCGGAGCACGGCGGCGCGGAACGCAGCGGCATCGAAAGCACGGCCGCAGGGAACACCGATACCCGCGACGCGGCCGGCGAACGCTGGCTCGATCTTTGCGCCGGTCCCGGCGGCAAGGCCGCGCTGCTCGGGGCCCTCGCCCGCCAGCAGGGCGCGACCCTGCTGGCGAACGAACCCGCACCGCACCGCGCGAAGCTGGTCCGGCAGGCACTTGCCGCGGTCCCGCATGAGGTCTGGCACGTGCGCACCGGCGACGGCCGCGAGGTGGGCACCGAAATGGCGGAAAGCTTCGACCGGGTCCTCGTCGACGTCCCCTGCACCGGGCTCGGCGCGTTGCGGCGGCGCCCGGAGTCCCGCTGGCGGCGCACGCCCAAGGACCTCACCGACCTCGGCCCCCTGCAGCGCGAACTGCTCAAGTCCGCCCTGGCGGCCGTCCGGCCCGGCGGCGTCGTGGCCTATGTGACCTGCTCGCCGCACCCGGCGGAGACCACCGCCGTCGTCAGCGACGTCCTGCGCAAACGGGACGATCTTGAACTGCTCGACGCCGGAGCGGTGCTGGACAGCGTCAGCCTCACCGGCCACCTCGAGGCCGGGCACGAACGCACCGCCCAGCTCTGGCCGCACGTCCACCGGACCGATGCCATGTTCCTGGCGCTCATCCGCAAGAAGGCCTGA
- the fmt gene encoding methionyl-tRNA formyltransferase, producing MRVLFAGTPAVAVPSLDALVQAGFDVVAVLTRPDAPIGRKRVLTPSPVAARAAELGIEIIHAAKVDAGVTARIAAAAPDVAAIVAYGGLIPRAALNVPRHGWINLHFSLLPAWRGAAPVQRALIAGDDVTGAVTFLLEEGLDTGPVFGTLTESVRPDDTAGSLLERLSHSGAVLLSQTLSAVDAGKAAAVPQAGDVSLAPKLTLDDGRLDWRQPALAIGRQARGVTPEPGAWTTLDGQRVKLEPVLLRPQAPALQPGRLALDGKGVLVGTGSHPVELTRIQPSGKKMMTAADWARGQATLESVVFE from the coding sequence GTGAGGGTTCTTTTCGCCGGGACACCCGCCGTAGCAGTCCCGTCCCTGGACGCACTCGTCCAGGCAGGATTCGACGTCGTCGCTGTCCTCACCCGACCTGACGCCCCGATTGGACGTAAACGGGTCCTGACGCCGTCGCCGGTCGCAGCGCGGGCCGCCGAACTTGGCATTGAGATCATCCATGCGGCGAAGGTCGACGCCGGCGTCACCGCCCGGATCGCCGCCGCCGCGCCCGACGTCGCCGCGATCGTGGCCTACGGCGGACTCATTCCACGGGCCGCCCTAAATGTGCCACGCCACGGCTGGATCAACCTGCACTTCTCCCTGCTGCCAGCCTGGCGCGGAGCCGCGCCAGTGCAGCGGGCGCTGATCGCCGGCGACGACGTCACCGGCGCCGTCACCTTCCTCCTCGAGGAGGGACTGGACACCGGTCCCGTTTTCGGCACCCTGACCGAAAGCGTCCGGCCGGACGACACGGCGGGTTCGCTGCTCGAACGGTTGTCGCACAGCGGTGCCGTGCTCCTCTCCCAGACGCTGTCCGCCGTCGACGCCGGCAAGGCCGCCGCGGTCCCGCAGGCGGGCGATGTCAGCCTGGCTCCAAAACTGACCCTCGACGATGGCCGGCTCGACTGGCGGCAACCGGCGCTGGCGATCGGGCGGCAGGCGCGCGGCGTCACCCCCGAGCCCGGCGCCTGGACCACCCTGGACGGGCAGCGGGTCAAACTGGAACCAGTGCTGCTCAGGCCCCAGGCCCCCGCACTGCAACCCGGACGGCTGGCCCTGGACGGCAAGGGCGTCCTGGTTGGCACCGGCTCGCACCCGGTTGAACTCACCCGGATCCAGCCTTCGGGCAAGAAAATGATGACCGCCGCTGATTGGGCGCGCGGACAGGCAACACTTGAAAGCGTGGTATTCGAATGA